The following are encoded in a window of Ruminiclostridium herbifermentans genomic DNA:
- a CDS encoding HD domain-containing protein, whose amino-acid sequence MANEKCIRDPIHNYIYLTDVEFKLIKHPLFQRLRFITQNGAAYYTYPSNRNCRFLHSLGCMKLGGDIFLYSTENLSDNDVKEYLKQSYKMLENIATDNLTTPISDITKEFISTKDKTFDKYGLSLWINKSSIENEMKKEVFQMQFARAVLFQSVRLACILHDIGHFPFSHAVERAFSQYLDYLNPRVKESDDIYIKYNSKVKYVEKQIHERIGLGILQEIIPSNEKDFHKLCRHLARIILIGSHTEYNNIVHPLHTIISSELDSDRLDYSLRDPRSSGLELGAFDIERLISNFTIVREGEKFEILPKVNALSSIESFYHQRFLTYKYLIYHHSKARMDEIVKEITVLLVEIHNSKDYNYDSIKKVLEDYNFNYLWEKCDTREYYYCNENWYFTILQGIYIIIQSNNIDDKTTKLKVLIETFIFRKTENIYSFFKRYDTYFNFMERMYIKINQLKNIEFDDFEKKMRGVINDSINNNALKELNDKLYKEDNVICLITKTDPKVIKFLKNQQHPPTSELNVVQHEKNGEKKKVPITVFSPYLQSMGYASEKEQFFNVFIIKEDIKADIEKGLLEKIKEEFINFFVCKYKEVL is encoded by the coding sequence ATGGCAAATGAAAAATGTATCAGAGACCCAATTCATAATTACATATATTTAACAGATGTTGAGTTTAAACTTATAAAACATCCTTTATTTCAGCGATTAAGATTTATTACTCAAAACGGGGCAGCATATTATACATACCCATCAAATAGAAACTGTCGTTTTCTGCATTCTCTTGGATGTATGAAATTGGGAGGAGATATTTTTTTATATTCTACAGAGAATTTATCTGATAATGATGTAAAGGAATATTTGAAGCAATCCTATAAAATGTTAGAAAATATAGCAACCGACAATCTGACAACTCCCATTAGTGATATAACTAAAGAATTTATTTCTACAAAAGATAAAACATTTGATAAATATGGGCTATCTTTGTGGATAAATAAATCTTCTATAGAGAATGAAATGAAAAAAGAAGTATTTCAAATGCAATTTGCACGAGCGGTTTTGTTTCAAAGTGTAAGACTTGCATGTATACTCCACGACATAGGTCATTTCCCGTTTAGCCATGCTGTGGAAAGAGCCTTTAGTCAATATTTAGATTATTTAAACCCAAGAGTAAAAGAATCAGACGATATATACATAAAGTACAATTCGAAAGTTAAATATGTTGAAAAGCAAATCCATGAAAGAATTGGATTAGGAATATTGCAAGAAATTATTCCATCAAATGAGAAAGACTTTCATAAGCTATGCAGGCATTTAGCGAGAATAATTCTTATTGGATCACATACAGAATATAATAATATAGTGCATCCTTTACATACTATTATATCAAGTGAGTTGGATTCTGATAGACTTGACTATTCATTGAGAGATCCACGTTCATCTGGTCTTGAACTAGGGGCATTTGATATTGAGAGACTAATAAGCAATTTTACAATAGTAAGAGAAGGTGAGAAGTTTGAAATATTACCAAAGGTAAATGCTCTTTCTTCTATCGAAAGTTTCTATCACCAGCGTTTCCTTACATATAAGTATTTAATATATCATCACAGTAAAGCACGTATGGACGAAATTGTAAAAGAAATAACTGTTTTATTAGTTGAAATACATAATAGTAAGGACTATAATTACGATTCAATTAAAAAGGTATTAGAAGATTATAATTTTAACTACCTATGGGAAAAATGTGATACAAGAGAGTATTATTATTGTAATGAAAATTGGTACTTTACTATTTTACAGGGAATATATATAATTATTCAAAGTAATAATATTGATGACAAAACAACAAAACTTAAGGTTTTAATTGAAACCTTTATTTTCAGAAAAACTGAAAACATATACTCTTTCTTTAAAAGATATGATACATATTTTAACTTTATGGAAAGAATGTATATAAAGATAAATCAATTGAAAAATATAGAATTTGATGATTTTGAAAAGAAAATGAGAGGCGTTATTAATGATTCAATTAATAATAATGCTTTGAAAGAATTAAACGATAAATTATATAAAGAGGATAATGTTATTTGTTTGATTACAAAAACTGATCCGAAAGTAATAAAGTTTTTAAAAAACCAACAGCACCCCCCTACATCAGAGTTGAATGTTGTTCAACATGAAAAAAATGGTGAAAAGAAAAAAGTTCCGATAACGGTATTTTCACCTTACTTACAAAGTATGGGCTATGCATCAGAAAAAGAACAATTCTTTAATGTATTTATTATTAAAGAAGACATTAAAGCCGATATAGAAAAAGGATTGTTAGAAAAGATTAAGGAAGAATTTATAAACTTTTTTGTTTGTAAATATAAGGAGGTTTTATAA
- a CDS encoding ABC transporter permease subunit gives MLFSNKTQDANNLTVIQKKLSRKDSMTDTAFLLTITISLFIAIYALSIIFLGDKGFNKVQMFFNLFNENAALIVIACGLSVVMITGSIDISVGGSTALICTACIVCLNNYNFNFYTALLLALAIGLTFGAVQGFLIAYLDMQPFIVTLAGMFLGRGLVALIEVNQIQVKNADFEKLSGSRLQIPFIGDYNRKGDFIQSKLEYGVIVALIIVCIMYWILRKTNLGRSFYAVGGNSQSALMLGINVRRTRFNAHLLCGLLAGIGGFLYLFHTRSGSVQQATGLEMDAIAASIIGGTLLTGGVGNIFGTLFGVLTSGIALLVVTAIGSQDPWWPQITRAAMLCFFIVLQSIICSRKKTNKL, from the coding sequence ATGTTATTCTCTAATAAAACTCAAGATGCAAACAATTTAACAGTCATTCAAAAGAAGCTTTCTCGTAAAGATTCTATGACTGATACAGCCTTCTTACTTACAATTACTATTTCGCTGTTTATCGCAATATATGCTCTCTCCATCATATTCCTTGGAGATAAGGGTTTCAACAAGGTTCAAATGTTCTTTAACCTTTTTAATGAAAATGCAGCACTTATAGTAATTGCTTGTGGTCTTTCAGTTGTTATGATAACAGGCAGTATTGACATTTCTGTAGGAGGCTCTACTGCACTTATATGCACGGCTTGTATTGTTTGCCTAAATAATTATAACTTTAATTTTTATACAGCTTTACTTTTGGCCTTAGCCATAGGTCTTACTTTTGGAGCAGTTCAGGGGTTCCTTATTGCATATCTTGATATGCAGCCCTTTATTGTTACGTTGGCAGGAATGTTCTTAGGCAGAGGATTAGTTGCTCTTATTGAAGTCAATCAGATACAGGTTAAAAATGCTGACTTTGAGAAGTTATCTGGTTCACGATTACAGATTCCTTTTATAGGAGACTATAATAGAAAAGGTGACTTTATTCAATCAAAGTTGGAATATGGAGTTATCGTAGCACTTATTATTGTTTGTATTATGTATTGGATACTCAGAAAAACAAACCTTGGACGCAGCTTCTATGCTGTAGGTGGAAATTCCCAAAGCGCCTTGATGCTTGGAATAAACGTCAGACGAACAAGGTTTAATGCTCATTTGCTTTGCGGATTACTTGCAGGTATAGGCGGGTTCTTGTACCTTTTCCATACACGTTCTGGTTCTGTTCAACAAGCAACTGGCCTTGAAATGGATGCAATTGCTGCTTCTATCATTGGAGGAACACTGCTCACTGGTGGTGTTGGAAATATATTCGGTACTTTATTCGGTGTGTTAACAAGCGGAATTGCATTACTAGTAGTTACAGCAATAGGTAGTCAAGATCCATGGTGGCCGCAAATTACACGTGCAGCAATGCTCTGCTTCTTTATTGTACTGCAGAGTATAATTTGCTCAAGAAAAAAAACTAATAAATTATAG
- a CDS encoding ABC transporter permease — MNKISSELDTDRSTSVIKLITKHRLFIPIAFLAFLLLINIFINPGFLKISLGSDSTGNPVLIGNLINILSNSTELVILAIGMTLVTASSRGQDISVGATIAIVGGVIMRVLCGNETQPTELHAPIIVALLLGCLAGMACGAFNGILVAKFNIQPMVATLILFTAGRSIGSMAMGGLKPKAVASFGYYGNFIPGVPIPTPILITVVIIAITFLMLKKTNLGLYTQAVGINDKSSRLNGLNPAKIKFLTYVILGLCVGIAGFIQSSRVQTVNPYTIVPSIEMDVILAVALGGNSLGGGKFNMTGSIIGAYTIQTLTSMLTTLNVNTNAVPVFKAVIIIILVAIQTPVIREFFGKRVALSRLTDSNVKESG, encoded by the coding sequence ATGAACAAAATCAGTAGCGAACTTGATACCGACCGTTCTACATCTGTTATTAAATTAATAACTAAACACAGATTGTTTATTCCCATTGCGTTTCTTGCATTCTTATTGTTAATTAATATATTTATCAATCCAGGTTTCCTTAAAATCAGCTTGGGTAGTGACAGTACTGGAAATCCCGTTTTAATAGGGAACTTGATTAATATACTAAGTAATTCCACTGAACTTGTTATTCTTGCTATTGGAATGACACTAGTTACAGCCTCCTCTAGAGGTCAAGATATCAGCGTAGGTGCTACAATCGCCATAGTCGGAGGAGTGATTATGCGAGTCCTATGCGGGAATGAAACACAGCCAACAGAATTACATGCACCGATAATTGTTGCTCTTTTACTCGGATGCTTAGCTGGTATGGCTTGTGGAGCTTTTAATGGCATTCTTGTTGCAAAATTTAATATACAACCTATGGTAGCAACACTCATCCTCTTTACAGCCGGCCGTTCAATTGGCTCTATGGCAATGGGAGGACTTAAGCCAAAGGCTGTTGCATCCTTTGGGTATTACGGTAACTTTATACCAGGAGTACCAATACCTACACCAATACTTATTACGGTTGTAATTATTGCAATAACTTTTCTTATGTTGAAAAAAACCAACCTTGGTCTGTACACACAGGCTGTAGGAATCAATGATAAATCCTCAAGACTTAACGGTCTTAACCCAGCTAAAATTAAATTTTTGACATATGTTATTTTGGGTCTTTGTGTGGGTATCGCCGGTTTCATTCAGTCAAGCAGAGTACAAACTGTAAATCCTTACACAATAGTACCTAGTATTGAAATGGATGTTATTTTGGCTGTCGCCCTTGGCGGTAATTCACTGGGCGGTGGTAAATTTAACATGACTGGCTCAATTATTGGAGCATATACTATCCAGACACTTACTTCAATGTTGACTACACTTAATGTCAACACAAATGCTGTTCCAGTCTTTAAGGCAGTGATAATTATTATACTTGTAGCCATTCAAACACCAGTTATTAGAGAGTTTTTTGGCAAAAGAGTTGCATTATCCAGATTGACTGATAGCAATGTAAAGGAGAGTGGTTAG
- a CDS encoding sugar ABC transporter ATP-binding protein produces MQNTVLSMRNIYKSFPGVRALQNVNFTLREGEIHALMGENGAGKSTLIKVLTGVHAKDAGEVHIKGIDKPVNIKSPQEAQKLGISTVYQEITLCPNLTVAENLFIGRTNDLVLDWKQINNKAESILNSLEIPAKPTQQLSNCSIAVQQMVAIARAVDMDCKVLILDEPTSSLDEQEVAKLFTLMRELKSRGVGIIFVTHFLDQVYALCDKITVLRNGELVGEYQIKDLPRVELVAKMMGKELGDLAEIHNNSSSSSDGTKEAIIEAEGLSSSSGIKPFNFTAYKGEVTGFAGLLGSGRSECVRAIFGADKVTKGKLRIKGEEVNITSPLKAIKKGIGYLSEDRKRDGIIGDLSVRDNIILALQVMRGFFRPFTKAQAQEFADEYISLLGIKTASADTPINALSGGNQQKVILARWLLTHPDYLILDEPTRGIDIGTKVEIQKLVLKLASEGMSITFISSEIEEMLRTCSRLIVMRDLYVVGELKGEDMTQDKIMYTIAGGVSQNEQNQ; encoded by the coding sequence ATGCAGAACACCGTACTTTCAATGCGAAATATATATAAGAGTTTCCCAGGTGTACGAGCTTTGCAGAATGTCAATTTTACTTTGCGTGAAGGAGAAATTCACGCACTTATGGGTGAAAATGGCGCTGGCAAGTCCACTCTAATAAAGGTTTTGACAGGAGTTCACGCCAAGGATGCTGGAGAAGTTCATATTAAAGGTATCGATAAACCAGTTAATATCAAATCTCCACAGGAGGCTCAAAAACTTGGTATAAGCACTGTGTATCAAGAAATAACATTGTGTCCAAATCTAACAGTTGCTGAAAATTTATTTATCGGTAGAACAAATGATCTTGTACTTGATTGGAAGCAGATAAATAACAAGGCAGAAAGTATTCTTAACAGTCTCGAGATACCCGCAAAGCCTACTCAGCAATTATCCAATTGCTCTATAGCAGTTCAGCAAATGGTAGCCATTGCACGTGCTGTTGATATGGACTGCAAGGTATTAATACTTGACGAGCCTACATCCTCACTAGATGAGCAAGAGGTTGCCAAGCTGTTTACACTTATGCGTGAACTCAAGAGCAGAGGTGTAGGAATAATATTTGTTACCCATTTTCTTGATCAAGTGTATGCTTTATGCGATAAAATTACAGTTTTGCGAAATGGCGAACTAGTTGGAGAATATCAAATTAAGGATTTGCCTAGAGTAGAACTAGTTGCCAAAATGATGGGTAAGGAACTTGGTGATTTGGCTGAAATACATAACAATTCCAGTTCTAGTTCTGACGGCACAAAAGAAGCAATAATTGAAGCAGAAGGACTTTCAAGTTCTTCTGGAATTAAGCCATTTAACTTCACTGCATACAAGGGCGAAGTAACAGGATTTGCTGGGTTACTAGGCTCTGGCCGTAGTGAGTGTGTACGTGCTATTTTCGGTGCCGACAAAGTAACAAAAGGCAAACTTAGAATTAAAGGTGAAGAAGTAAACATTACGTCTCCACTAAAAGCCATAAAGAAAGGAATCGGATATCTTTCCGAGGATCGTAAAAGAGACGGAATCATTGGTGATCTATCAGTTCGCGATAATATTATACTTGCACTTCAGGTTATGAGAGGCTTTTTCAGGCCATTTACTAAAGCTCAGGCACAGGAATTTGCAGATGAGTATATAAGTCTCCTCGGCATAAAAACAGCTTCAGCAGATACCCCTATCAATGCGTTATCTGGTGGAAATCAGCAAAAGGTAATTCTTGCCCGTTGGTTACTTACTCATCCCGATTATCTTATACTTGATGAGCCAACACGTGGAATTGATATCGGCACTAAGGTAGAAATTCAAAAGCTAGTGTTAAAGCTTGCTTCTGAGGGTATGAGCATCACATTTATTTCTTCAGAGATTGAAGAAATGTTGCGTACCTGCTCTAGACTGATTGTTATGCGTGACTTGTATGTAGTAGGAGAATTAAAGGGAGAAGATATGACACAGGATAAAATAATGTATACCATTGCGGGAGGAGTAAGCCAAAATGAACAAAATCAGTAG
- a CDS encoding substrate-binding domain-containing protein codes for MKKLLSLVLALSLVLTIAACGNKSAGGDDSKSGDKVTVGVVQTNANESDWRTANTKSFEAAFKEAGFTLKMVYGEGDHAKQISQAQQLIQEEVDYLVVLGLQSAGWEDVAKSAKEAGIPFIMADRKLDLDEDLYTAMVCSDFEAEGNKAVDWLKKQALKEYKIVVLGGDTGSSAQLGRSKAIEDGAKANGWDIVFNQNMKGWDETLAKQAVADLIASGTKFNVVYAENDNMARGACDAMDAAGITYGKDGDVKVIAFDANKWALEKVLAGKFNLDVECNPLHGPRIVELINKLEAGETVEKNAFVSEEMFDCDTITQEIVDNRSY; via the coding sequence ATGAAAAAACTATTATCATTAGTTCTAGCATTGTCTCTAGTACTTACAATTGCAGCGTGCGGCAATAAATCAGCTGGCGGTGATGACAGCAAATCAGGTGACAAAGTTACTGTAGGTGTTGTTCAAACAAACGCTAACGAATCAGATTGGCGTACAGCTAACACAAAATCATTCGAAGCGGCTTTTAAAGAAGCAGGTTTTACATTAAAGATGGTATATGGTGAGGGAGATCATGCAAAACAAATCTCTCAGGCACAGCAACTTATCCAAGAAGAAGTTGACTATCTTGTTGTTTTAGGACTTCAGTCAGCTGGTTGGGAAGATGTTGCTAAATCAGCTAAAGAAGCTGGTATTCCTTTTATTATGGCTGACCGTAAGCTTGATCTTGATGAAGATCTTTACACTGCAATGGTATGTTCCGATTTCGAAGCGGAAGGTAACAAAGCTGTTGATTGGTTAAAGAAACAAGCACTCAAAGAATATAAAATAGTTGTTCTTGGTGGTGACACAGGATCTTCTGCTCAATTAGGTCGTTCTAAAGCAATTGAAGATGGTGCGAAAGCAAATGGTTGGGATATCGTATTCAACCAAAACATGAAGGGTTGGGACGAAACTCTTGCAAAGCAGGCTGTTGCTGACTTAATTGCATCTGGAACTAAATTCAATGTTGTTTATGCTGAAAACGACAACATGGCTCGCGGTGCTTGCGATGCAATGGATGCTGCTGGTATTACATATGGTAAGGATGGAGATGTAAAGGTTATCGCTTTTGATGCAAACAAGTGGGCACTTGAAAAAGTACTTGCTGGCAAATTCAACCTTGACGTAGAATGTAATCCACTTCATGGTCCACGTATTGTAGAACTTATCAACAAGCTTGAAGCTGGTGAAACTGTTGAAAAGAACGCTTTCGTTTCAGAGGAAATGTTTGATTGTGATACAATCACACAAGAAATAGTTGATAATCGTAGCTATTAA
- a CDS encoding ABC transporter substrate-binding protein, which yields MSKNVRIVFWIFFIGLITLASCSLRPSKNFQSNETVKAEHMDSDLIIVGFSQLGSESDWRTANTKSIQNAFSKKNGFSLIFSNGRQRQENQIKAIRSFIFQEVDYIVIAPVTETGWDTVLQEAKQAGIPVIIVDRMIETEDDSLYVAWVGTDKYAEGSRAGQWLEQHLKGKNNDTINIVVLEGTPNSTAQIGRSKGFEDIAKKHKNWNILARENGDFTKAKGKEVMEKLLQKYDDIDVLVSQNDDMTFGAIEAIREMGLTCGVNGDITIISFDAVSEAFDKMEEGLINVDIECNPLQGPMIAQIIGRLERGEKVEKISYVTGKVFEAERASRDRIGRSY from the coding sequence ATGAGTAAAAATGTTAGAATAGTATTTTGGATTTTCTTTATTGGATTGATAACGCTTGCAAGTTGTAGTCTGAGACCATCAAAAAACTTCCAAAGCAATGAAACTGTAAAAGCAGAGCATATGGATTCTGATCTAATAATTGTAGGTTTTTCCCAGCTTGGTTCTGAATCAGACTGGCGTACGGCAAATACTAAATCTATTCAAAATGCGTTTTCAAAAAAGAATGGTTTTTCTTTGATTTTTTCAAATGGCAGACAGAGACAAGAAAATCAGATTAAGGCCATAAGAAGCTTTATATTTCAAGAGGTTGATTATATTGTGATTGCCCCAGTAACAGAAACAGGATGGGATACAGTACTTCAAGAAGCAAAACAAGCAGGTATTCCAGTAATAATTGTAGATCGAATGATCGAAACAGAGGATGATAGTCTTTATGTCGCATGGGTAGGCACTGATAAGTATGCTGAAGGTAGCAGAGCAGGACAGTGGTTGGAACAACATCTAAAAGGAAAAAATAATGATACTATAAATATCGTTGTCTTGGAAGGTACTCCAAATTCAACAGCTCAAATTGGACGTTCTAAGGGCTTTGAGGATATAGCAAAAAAACATAAAAATTGGAATATTCTTGCACGTGAAAATGGCGATTTTACTAAAGCAAAGGGCAAGGAAGTAATGGAGAAATTATTGCAAAAATATGATGACATTGATGTATTAGTTTCACAAAATGATGACATGACTTTCGGAGCAATAGAGGCAATACGTGAAATGGGATTAACCTGTGGTGTCAACGGTGATATAACCATCATTTCCTTTGACGCTGTTTCGGAAGCCTTTGACAAAATGGAAGAGGGCTTAATTAATGTTGATATTGAATGTAACCCATTGCAAGGGCCAATGATAGCACAGATAATAGGCCGCTTGGAAAGAGGCGAAAAAGTCGAAAAAATATCATATGTGACTGGAAAGGTATTTGAAGCTGAAAGAGCAAGTAGGGACCGCATTGGACGTAGTTATTAA
- a CDS encoding sensor histidine kinase, translating into MINYNDRKQIKYPLRLKLFMVAIVIIIPMIILSVYQITALYNYSTSYDAIVRRITSANNYNLNFKEEMDESMYKIVVESETFESIEINSDLKNPYKLIEDARENFTNLKKITSSRESLDWIKRILLNLDTLNDRINEIRDNLNQKGHYEENIQMLESDIYILTEMFQEEIQYYLYYETQNFEEIRQNLNEQVTNAIWIMIVALSFIIVASILVNIFVTESITKPIRTLCDKTAMVAGGDFTTRTTCDNHDELSILSDSFNDMASKLEQQVKSIKLEQENLRHMESKLLQTQINPHFLYNTLDTIIWLIEGDKNKEAIDMVVSLSEFFRIVVSKGKDFITVREEETHIKSYLQIQQSRYKDILDYEINIPEELYGYQILKLTMQPIIENSLYHGIKMLRAIGKITVTGEILDGIIYFHVIDNGIGMDEQKLSALRKEIERPGSKQSSGFGLANVNKRIKLNYGNNYGLTIQSTKGKGTDITIKIPARIAEVERIEVGYE; encoded by the coding sequence ATGATAAACTATAATGATAGAAAACAAATCAAGTATCCCTTAAGGCTGAAGCTTTTTATGGTAGCAATTGTTATTATCATACCTATGATTATTCTCTCGGTTTACCAAATTACTGCTCTGTACAACTATAGTACATCTTACGATGCAATAGTCCGAAGAATTACTTCAGCTAATAATTATAATCTCAACTTCAAAGAGGAAATGGATGAAAGTATGTATAAGATTGTTGTAGAATCAGAGACTTTCGAATCCATTGAAATAAATAGTGATTTAAAGAATCCTTACAAGTTGATTGAAGATGCAAGAGAAAATTTTACTAATCTCAAGAAGATAACCTCAAGCAGAGAAAGCCTTGATTGGATTAAACGTATACTGCTTAATCTTGATACTCTTAATGATAGAATTAATGAAATACGTGATAATCTAAATCAAAAGGGACATTATGAAGAAAATATTCAAATGCTGGAATCTGATATTTATATTCTGACAGAAATGTTTCAAGAGGAAATTCAGTATTACCTTTATTATGAAACCCAAAATTTCGAAGAAATTAGACAAAACCTTAATGAGCAAGTAACCAATGCAATTTGGATAATGATTGTTGCATTATCTTTTATAATTGTAGCATCTATTTTAGTCAATATTTTTGTGACAGAAAGTATTACAAAACCAATCCGAACATTATGCGATAAAACCGCCATGGTTGCAGGGGGAGATTTTACAACTAGAACCACCTGCGATAATCATGATGAACTATCAATACTATCCGACAGCTTTAACGACATGGCTTCTAAGCTGGAGCAACAGGTTAAAAGTATAAAGCTTGAACAGGAAAACTTAAGGCATATGGAATCAAAGCTTCTTCAAACTCAGATTAATCCACATTTTTTGTATAATACATTAGACACAATTATATGGCTTATTGAAGGAGATAAAAATAAAGAAGCTATTGATATGGTAGTATCTCTTTCTGAATTTTTCAGAATCGTTGTTAGTAAAGGTAAAGATTTCATTACCGTCCGTGAAGAAGAAACACATATAAAAAGTTATCTGCAGATACAACAGTCACGATATAAAGATATCCTTGATTACGAGATTAATATTCCTGAGGAATTGTATGGATATCAAATTTTGAAGCTTACAATGCAGCCAATCATTGAAAACTCCTTATACCATGGTATAAAAATGTTAAGGGCTATAGGAAAAATAACAGTAACTGGTGAAATATTAGATGGTATAATTTATTTCCATGTAATTGATAATGGAATTGGAATGGATGAACAGAAATTAAGTGCCTTGAGAAAAGAAATTGAAAGACCAGGTAGCAAGCAGAGCTCTGGGTTTGGGCTTGCAAATGTTAATAAACGAATAAAACTAAACTATGGTAATAATTATGGTCTGACTATACAAAGCACAAAAGGAAAAGGTACAGACATCACAATTAAAATTCCTGCAAGGATAGCAGAAGTTGAACGAATTGAGGTGGGCTATGAGTAA
- a CDS encoding response regulator has translation MYKVFIVEDEIVIREGIKNKIHWEDEGFIIVGDESDGELAYPMIIKEQPDILITDIKMPFMDGLELSKLLKKEMPQLKIIIISGYSDFGYAQKAIDIGVSEYLLKPITSDKLVTAVKNAASAIEKERKDKQILEQYQLLVYQKQGEKRTDFFNALVSGKMSLSQIIEQEKELGIDMVARAYCVMLFQFKGQEDMYEYSNEIVQCETRMTQALNRYPDIKVFERGMDGWAFILMGENDLQIKELTKELCNLLIDICGNKTHYFGGIGRVVHRIRDMQQSYLDANSAFSLRYFESRDQFLSYNDVRNIKAQVGNRISVSELNLEKLDRDLLEEFLKRGTINDVDEFVDSYFDGFGSNAMKSTIFRHYIIMDGYSAIVKFLNTLKYPKEKIDTILKDMNNIIDHLSSFDDCCKFYKSILKEAIDLRNKNSQKRYASLIERAKEYMHLNYSMSDLTLDQVAATVNLSPNYFSSLFNHETGMTFIEYLTDIRMEKAKDYLRCSSKKISEIGFLVGYLDSHYFSYIFKKTQNCTPSEYRMQGKGEE, from the coding sequence ATGTATAAGGTTTTTATAGTAGAGGATGAAATTGTAATACGAGAAGGTATCAAGAACAAAATTCATTGGGAAGACGAGGGTTTCATAATTGTAGGAGACGAGAGTGATGGCGAATTAGCTTATCCTATGATTATTAAAGAGCAGCCGGATATTCTGATTACTGATATAAAAATGCCATTTATGGACGGTCTTGAATTAAGTAAGTTACTGAAAAAGGAAATGCCGCAGCTAAAAATCATAATTATAAGCGGATATAGTGATTTTGGTTATGCACAAAAAGCAATTGATATTGGTGTCAGTGAATATCTGCTCAAGCCCATCACATCCGATAAACTGGTTACTGCAGTAAAAAATGCAGCTTCAGCAATTGAAAAGGAACGAAAAGATAAACAGATACTAGAACAGTATCAGCTTTTGGTTTATCAGAAGCAAGGAGAAAAAAGAACAGATTTTTTTAATGCATTAGTTAGTGGCAAAATGTCTCTTTCACAAATTATTGAGCAGGAAAAGGAACTTGGAATTGATATGGTAGCAAGAGCCTACTGCGTTATGCTATTTCAATTTAAAGGTCAAGAGGATATGTACGAGTATTCAAATGAAATAGTACAATGTGAAACTCGAATGACTCAAGCTTTAAATAGATATCCCGACATAAAAGTATTTGAGCGCGGTATGGATGGATGGGCTTTTATACTTATGGGTGAAAATGATTTGCAAATTAAAGAATTAACTAAGGAACTTTGCAATTTATTAATTGATATCTGTGGTAACAAGACACATTATTTCGGAGGAATCGGCAGAGTTGTTCATCGTATCCGGGACATGCAGCAATCCTATCTTGATGCTAATAGTGCTTTTTCCCTCCGTTATTTTGAAAGCAGAGATCAGTTCTTATCTTATAATGATGTACGAAATATTAAGGCTCAAGTAGGAAACAGAATTAGTGTTAGTGAGTTAAATCTTGAGAAGCTTGACAGAGATTTATTGGAAGAATTTTTAAAAAGGGGAACAATTAATGATGTAGATGAATTTGTAGACAGCTATTTTGATGGATTTGGTTCTAATGCTATGAAATCAACCATCTTCCGTCATTATATTATAATGGATGGATATTCAGCTATCGTAAAATTCCTCAATACATTGAAATACCCAAAAGAAAAGATAGATACCATTCTTAAGGACATGAATAATATCATTGATCATCTTTCTAGTTTTGACGACTGCTGCAAATTTTATAAATCAATACTAAAAGAAGCAATTGATCTTCGAAATAAGAATAGTCAAAAAAGATATGCCAGTCTTATTGAACGTGCAAAGGAATATATGCACCTTAATTATTCTATGAGTGATCTTACACTAGATCAAGTCGCAGCTACGGTTAACCTAAGTCCCAACTACTTTAGTTCCCTTTTTAATCATGAAACTGGCATGACATTTATTGAATATCTAACAGATATCCGAATGGAAAAAGCAAAAGATTATTTAAGATGTTCAAGCAAAAAAATAAGTGAAATTGGATTTTTAGTAGGATATTTAGATTCCCATTATTTTAGTTACATATTTAAAAAAACACAGAATTGTACACCATCGGAATACAGGATGCAAGGTAAAGGTGAAGAATGA